In one Spirosoma rigui genomic region, the following are encoded:
- a CDS encoding PadR family transcriptional regulator — MNIENAQVQMRKGILEFCILHIISRGEIYASDMLDELTSARIMVVEGTLYPLLTRLKNAGLLDYKWVESTSGPPRKYYILTDLGRNSLEALTETWQELAESVNHIIGRTEQHKKPTNGTDAPMTMTDQSSSSTNA, encoded by the coding sequence ATGAATATCGAAAACGCTCAGGTGCAGATGCGAAAGGGCATATTAGAGTTCTGCATTCTGCACATAATATCGCGGGGCGAGATTTACGCGTCCGATATGCTTGATGAACTCACCTCTGCCCGTATTATGGTTGTTGAAGGCACGCTCTACCCGCTGTTAACGCGGCTGAAAAATGCCGGTTTGCTGGATTATAAATGGGTTGAATCTACGTCAGGGCCACCGCGCAAGTACTATATCCTGACCGATCTGGGGCGTAACTCGCTCGAAGCGCTGACGGAGACCTGGCAGGAACTGGCCGAATCGGTCAATCACATCATCGGTCGGACGGAGCAGCATAAGAAACCCACCAATGGTACCGATGCGCCCATGACCATGACCGATCAATCCAGTTCATCAACCAACGCTTAA
- a CDS encoding AI-2E family transporter gives MATIYTPKQQRVLLITSLIIIAGFIIAGLRGYASAFLGAGILYVIFKPWFTALVHKHNWNRTLVTTLLIIFAFVVIILPFLTLSLMLAGRIQYYSQHTDDILDLIKKAEDLTGFKITSPQNIRSITQQGASYASRLLPSLAGGALDFIVIIGLMFFTFYFMFVQQEAFQDGLKKYLPFKRDTQRELGESLKNNVNANVLGQALVSFVQGLLTGLTLWIFGVPDAPFWGTVAFFMAFIPVLGTPLVWGPAGLIQLSQGNTGQGAGILIVGIVVIINIDNLLRIALAKRMGDIHPLVTLAGIVLGVPIFGILGLVIGPLLLSYFIVLIQVFERENRKQEQEVAIEKAKVEERAEKEV, from the coding sequence ATGGCAACAATTTACACACCGAAGCAACAGCGGGTCCTGCTCATTACGAGCCTGATCATTATTGCAGGCTTCATCATCGCCGGGCTGCGTGGCTACGCGTCGGCTTTTCTGGGTGCGGGTATTCTTTACGTTATTTTCAAGCCCTGGTTTACGGCCCTGGTGCATAAGCACAACTGGAACCGAACGCTGGTAACCACCCTGCTGATCATTTTCGCGTTTGTGGTTATCATCCTGCCGTTCCTGACGCTGAGTCTGATGCTTGCCGGCCGCATCCAGTATTACAGCCAGCATACCGACGACATCCTGGATCTGATCAAAAAAGCCGAAGATCTGACCGGCTTCAAGATTACCAGCCCACAAAACATCCGCTCCATTACCCAGCAGGGAGCCAGCTACGCCAGCCGCCTGCTCCCATCGCTGGCGGGTGGTGCGCTTGATTTCATCGTGATCATCGGCCTGATGTTCTTCACGTTCTATTTCATGTTCGTGCAGCAGGAAGCGTTTCAGGACGGGCTGAAAAAATACCTGCCGTTCAAACGCGACACCCAGCGGGAACTGGGCGAATCGCTGAAAAACAACGTCAACGCCAACGTATTGGGACAGGCGCTGGTGAGCTTTGTACAGGGGTTGCTCACTGGCCTTACGTTGTGGATTTTCGGGGTGCCGGATGCGCCTTTCTGGGGTACGGTTGCCTTTTTTATGGCGTTCATTCCCGTGCTCGGAACGCCCCTGGTGTGGGGACCCGCCGGCCTGATTCAGCTCTCGCAGGGCAACACCGGACAGGGTGCCGGCATATTAATTGTCGGGATCGTCGTCATCATCAACATCGATAACCTGCTCCGCATTGCCCTCGCCAAACGCATGGGTGATATTCACCCACTGGTAACGCTGGCCGGAATTGTGCTCGGTGTTCCCATCTTCGGCATCCTGGGGCTCGTGATCGGGCCGCTACTGCTCTCCTACTTCATTGTACTGATCCAGGTTTTCGAACGCGAAAACCGCAAACAGGAGCAGGAAGTAGCCATTGAGAAAGCCAAAGTCGAGGAACGAGCGGAAAAAGAGGTCTAA
- the porU2 gene encoding putative type IX secretion system sortase PorU2 has protein sequence MRQFFTCLLLLSLLIDTVWAQTQPPGNEWINYQQTYFKIPIVQAGLYRITQAELQKAGIPATVDPTTLQLFHRGVEQAIFVEGESDKRIDPSDYLEFYGRANDGAPDSLLYRTENNRRVQPHTYYSLFSDTTAYFVTWRLDGKAGKRMASYTDTDRTGLTADVYHWQEDLRVFTETYPGYAAGIPPKVEYSDYESGEGHTGLIQKKDTPYPIAFTLVNAVRNGPAPQLDLLLTGREFTSHRVECLVGATPSTQRQTAAVDFFLYDNARIQPGIDWTDVGPGGQLVVSTVSRSDNGSVGDLYSVSYIRLRYPQKITVDGRSLQTYQLAPSQGGRSLVDVGAVSSDTRIWDITDPTAPIQIGYTVAATGSAQFVLRGTATARTILIRSGTAAATPKAVPAIKPVTFTNWANRRPTYLIISHEALMKPAAGTANAVRSYAAYRASAVGGSHDTLTVTMQQLIDQFSYGERHPLSVRRFIDHLIRQSSDSPKKPTFLLLLGRGRSAPGVRRDPQQSNLDMVMTYGFPSSDLLFSSGLNGFPANVPALMTARINAGTPQEVIDYLNKVIDYEQPQADRQWRKKILHLSGGKTPAEVSLLRQLVDGFRDQVSPSSLGAQVTTISKQTDNPTEQINVVRPVNEGTGIVTFFGHSGIDVTDLDIGFCSNDALGYKNKGRYPFLLVNGCAIGNIFYGRPTLSADWVLTANRGAIASLAHTHLGYISYLNVYSSTFYSLLSDSLTLNKPIGYLQQETIRRILKDTDDGLTITNCQQMSLQGDPAVRLFPFDTPDYVVTAGGLSVGGADGQALSTLSDSVRVRAVIQNAGQYRPGKLPIRVRRSVNGRELGITNLVLPMSIAYSDTVSVTILNERDADGLNQFELTVNPTGLVPETNRSNNSASVDVTVTQQRPVLIYPPGQGVVRTRSVSLTAKSFNSAPRQFDLQLDTTGRFTSPALLTKRILADGLITYAATLTGPVNTMFYWRVRAVGDSLWSSASFSFNPGSTASGLPEGQILLATPVPADIRQGDLVKIPVTFTNISPYAFADSLVVRQTLYAAGLTNPLTTQWKQKAPASGDTLRFSTQLDTKVAPGLNRIVLTVNPQLQPEYSYLNNTLDLLIPVLPDVLGPVLEVAVDGIRITEGAVVSARPTLDVLVADDNRSLIRRDTTGIDVYLQRPGQTQPVERIRWRDVTAQPAGADNVFRARLTLAELVEGDYRLLVTARDAIGNAANPYQVGFRVVNERSLTNLTVYPNPFRDRVLFAAQLTGRQAPNTLTFTIRDLTGRVVRRMQVAVRIGRNEWAWNGQSDAGAALPSGVYLYSLMVDTDEQAWPIGNDVINKLQGRLLLAR, from the coding sequence ATGCGTCAGTTTTTTACTTGTTTGCTGTTACTCAGCTTGCTCATAGATACGGTATGGGCCCAGACCCAACCCCCTGGTAATGAATGGATTAACTACCAGCAGACCTATTTCAAGATTCCGATCGTACAGGCCGGCCTCTACCGCATCACCCAGGCAGAGCTGCAAAAGGCGGGCATACCCGCAACCGTTGACCCCACCACCCTCCAGCTTTTTCACCGGGGAGTTGAGCAGGCTATCTTTGTCGAAGGTGAATCCGACAAACGCATTGACCCGTCAGATTATCTGGAATTTTACGGCCGGGCAAACGACGGTGCCCCCGACTCGCTGCTTTACCGGACCGAAAACAACCGGCGCGTTCAGCCACACACGTATTACAGCCTCTTCAGCGACACAACGGCGTATTTCGTGACCTGGCGTCTCGACGGGAAAGCGGGCAAACGCATGGCGTCCTACACCGACACCGACCGCACCGGCCTGACCGCTGACGTGTACCATTGGCAGGAAGACCTGCGCGTTTTTACCGAAACGTATCCGGGATACGCAGCCGGTATTCCGCCAAAAGTTGAATACAGTGATTATGAAAGTGGGGAGGGGCATACGGGGCTCATTCAGAAAAAGGATACGCCCTATCCTATCGCCTTCACTCTGGTCAATGCCGTTCGGAACGGGCCCGCCCCCCAACTCGATCTGCTACTGACCGGCCGTGAGTTTACCAGCCACCGGGTTGAGTGCCTGGTTGGAGCAACCCCCAGCACGCAGCGGCAAACGGCTGCGGTTGACTTTTTCCTTTACGACAATGCCCGTATCCAGCCCGGCATTGACTGGACCGATGTGGGCCCGGGGGGGCAGCTCGTTGTTTCAACCGTGTCGCGGAGCGATAACGGCTCCGTTGGCGATCTGTATTCGGTGTCGTACATCCGGCTACGCTACCCGCAAAAAATCACGGTCGATGGTCGGTCGCTGCAAACGTATCAGCTGGCACCCAGCCAGGGAGGCCGATCGCTGGTCGACGTGGGCGCTGTATCATCCGACACCCGAATCTGGGACATCACCGATCCTACAGCCCCTATCCAGATTGGGTACACGGTAGCAGCAACCGGGTCGGCCCAGTTCGTACTACGGGGTACCGCCACCGCCCGAACCATTCTAATCCGATCCGGAACCGCAGCAGCAACGCCAAAAGCAGTTCCGGCCATTAAACCGGTAACGTTTACCAACTGGGCCAACCGGCGGCCAACCTACCTCATTATCAGTCACGAAGCGCTGATGAAACCGGCAGCCGGCACGGCCAACGCCGTTCGGTCGTATGCCGCCTACCGGGCATCGGCAGTGGGCGGGAGCCACGATACGCTCACAGTGACCATGCAACAGCTGATCGACCAGTTCAGCTACGGCGAACGACATCCGCTGTCCGTTCGGCGGTTCATTGACCACTTGATCCGGCAAAGCAGCGACTCCCCAAAAAAGCCAACGTTTCTGCTGTTGCTGGGACGGGGGCGCAGTGCACCCGGCGTTCGGCGCGATCCGCAGCAATCGAACCTGGACATGGTCATGACCTATGGCTTTCCGTCGTCTGACCTGTTGTTTTCGAGTGGGTTAAATGGGTTTCCGGCCAATGTACCCGCGCTCATGACGGCGCGTATTAATGCAGGTACCCCACAAGAGGTAATCGACTACCTGAACAAAGTGATCGACTACGAACAGCCGCAGGCAGACCGGCAATGGCGCAAAAAAATACTGCACCTGAGCGGAGGTAAAACACCGGCTGAAGTGAGTCTCCTGCGGCAACTCGTCGACGGGTTTCGGGATCAGGTCAGTCCCTCATCGCTGGGCGCACAGGTAACAACGATCAGCAAACAAACCGACAATCCTACCGAACAAATCAACGTCGTAAGGCCCGTTAACGAAGGTACCGGTATCGTTACGTTCTTCGGTCATTCGGGTATCGATGTCACCGACCTCGACATTGGCTTTTGCTCCAATGACGCGCTGGGGTATAAAAACAAAGGCCGGTACCCCTTCCTGCTCGTCAACGGCTGTGCCATTGGCAATATCTTTTACGGACGCCCAACGCTCAGCGCCGACTGGGTTCTTACGGCCAACCGGGGTGCCATTGCGTCTCTGGCCCATACCCACCTGGGCTATATAAGCTACCTGAACGTTTACAGCTCAACATTTTACAGTCTCTTGTCGGACAGCCTGACGCTGAATAAGCCCATCGGCTACCTGCAGCAGGAAACCATCCGGCGTATTCTGAAGGATACAGACGATGGACTAACCATCACGAACTGCCAGCAGATGTCCTTACAGGGTGATCCGGCCGTCCGGTTGTTTCCTTTTGATACGCCCGATTATGTCGTTACGGCGGGTGGACTCAGCGTAGGGGGAGCCGACGGGCAGGCCCTAAGTACACTCAGCGACTCGGTACGTGTCCGGGCTGTAATTCAGAACGCGGGACAATACCGACCCGGTAAACTGCCAATTCGGGTGCGTCGGTCGGTCAATGGCCGCGAGCTGGGTATCACCAATCTGGTCTTGCCCATGAGTATTGCCTACAGTGATACCGTTTCGGTAACGATCCTGAATGAACGGGACGCAGATGGCCTGAACCAGTTTGAGTTGACGGTCAACCCAACGGGTCTGGTTCCCGAAACGAACCGATCCAATAACTCGGCCAGCGTAGATGTGACCGTTACCCAGCAGCGCCCGGTACTGATTTACCCCCCCGGACAGGGCGTTGTTCGCACCCGGTCGGTATCGCTGACGGCTAAGTCGTTTAACAGCGCCCCCCGCCAGTTCGACCTCCAGCTGGATACGACAGGACGGTTTACAAGCCCGGCCCTGCTTACGAAACGGATATTGGCCGATGGGTTGATCACGTATGCCGCAACCCTGACTGGCCCGGTCAACACGATGTTCTACTGGCGGGTGCGCGCCGTAGGCGACAGCCTGTGGTCGAGCGCTTCGTTTTCGTTCAACCCCGGCAGTACGGCGTCGGGCTTACCCGAAGGACAGATCCTGCTGGCAACCCCTGTACCAGCAGACATCCGGCAGGGTGACCTGGTGAAAATACCAGTGACGTTTACCAACATCAGCCCCTACGCCTTCGCCGACTCGCTCGTTGTCCGCCAAACCCTCTACGCGGCCGGGCTAACCAACCCACTCACGACACAATGGAAGCAAAAGGCTCCCGCTTCCGGTGATACACTCCGGTTTTCGACCCAGCTGGACACCAAGGTGGCGCCGGGCCTCAACCGGATCGTGCTGACGGTAAATCCGCAGTTGCAACCTGAATATTCCTACCTGAACAACACCCTCGATCTGCTGATACCCGTGCTGCCCGATGTGCTGGGACCCGTACTCGAAGTAGCCGTTGACGGTATACGTATAACAGAAGGTGCCGTTGTTTCGGCCCGTCCCACCCTTGACGTACTCGTAGCTGACGATAACCGGTCACTGATCAGACGCGACACCACAGGAATCGACGTATACCTGCAGCGCCCCGGCCAGACCCAGCCCGTTGAGCGGATTCGCTGGCGCGACGTAACGGCACAACCTGCCGGAGCCGATAACGTGTTCCGGGCCCGGCTGACGCTGGCCGAGCTGGTTGAAGGTGATTACCGGCTGCTGGTTACCGCACGCGACGCCATTGGCAACGCAGCCAACCCATATCAGGTAGGTTTTCGCGTCGTGAACGAACGAAGCCTGACCAACCTGACGGTATACCCGAACCCCTTCCGGGACCGGGTTCTCTTTGCCGCACAGCTCACCGGTCGGCAAGCCCCCAACACGCTGACCTTTACCATCCGGGATCTGACCGGACGTGTTGTGCGCCGGATGCAGGTAGCCGTCCGTATTGGCCGCAACGAGTGGGCATGGAATGGGCAGTCGGATGCCGGTGCAGCCCTGCCGTCGGGCGTTTATCTCTACAGCCTGATGGTAGATACGGATGAACAGGCCTGGCCTATCGGTAACGATGTTATTAACAAGCTGCAGGGCCGACTACTTCTGGCGCGCTGA
- a CDS encoding acyltransferase family protein, whose amino-acid sequence MGSDGLRDNRIIPALTGVRAIAAYAVFVHHYNPAPAGTFLNRLFDQGYTGVSLFFVLSGFLIHHRYADHVLTNQTCSWRSYARNRFDRIYPLYAVVLAGTAVGLWLAGRPMDGGIFGLDMLLLQGFFNEYKFSGVQQSWTLTVEACFYVSAPLLIVAGQRWGWLLLATGLTGLGILLWAGLCYAGWSLHGFLGTLPFVLFYTFFGRAFEFIIGMALAQRWSRGTFVRAHYRTALGLLIMGGCIFWQAYVPGALTGVNALIWCEVLVYNYLLPLGIAVFFAGLLQEKTHIRRLLAQPFMQALGHSSYAFYLIHIGVLSKLVQKTGFVNSSGLLFVVLLPVAHGLYVWVEKPLQKYARSR is encoded by the coding sequence ATGGGCAGTGACGGGTTACGAGACAACCGAATCATCCCGGCACTGACGGGCGTGCGGGCTATAGCGGCCTATGCCGTTTTCGTGCATCATTATAACCCGGCTCCGGCAGGAACCTTTCTGAACCGGCTTTTCGACCAAGGCTATACAGGTGTTTCACTCTTTTTCGTACTCAGTGGCTTTCTCATTCATCACCGGTATGCCGACCATGTGCTGACCAATCAGACTTGTTCATGGCGGTCCTACGCCCGCAATCGATTTGACCGGATCTACCCCCTGTATGCTGTTGTGCTGGCAGGTACGGCGGTTGGCCTCTGGCTTGCGGGCCGACCGATGGATGGAGGTATCTTTGGGCTTGACATGCTCCTGCTCCAGGGATTCTTCAACGAGTATAAATTCAGTGGTGTTCAGCAGAGCTGGACCCTGACGGTCGAGGCCTGTTTCTACGTATCGGCCCCGTTGCTGATTGTTGCGGGACAGCGCTGGGGATGGCTCTTGCTGGCGACCGGACTTACAGGATTGGGAATACTGCTCTGGGCGGGGCTGTGTTACGCAGGCTGGTCTCTACACGGCTTTTTGGGTACCCTTCCCTTCGTCCTGTTTTACACTTTTTTTGGCCGGGCATTCGAGTTTATCATCGGCATGGCGCTTGCCCAACGCTGGTCGCGGGGGACGTTCGTACGAGCCCACTATCGCACCGCGCTTGGGTTGCTGATAATGGGAGGCTGTATTTTCTGGCAAGCCTACGTTCCGGGCGCCCTCACCGGCGTAAACGCGCTGATCTGGTGCGAAGTACTCGTATACAATTACCTGTTACCCCTTGGCATTGCCGTATTTTTCGCCGGACTTCTGCAGGAAAAAACACATATCCGTCGACTACTGGCGCAGCCGTTCATGCAGGCACTTGGCCACAGTTCCTACGCCTTCTACCTGATTCATATCGGCGTTTTGAGCAAATTAGTACAAAAAACCGGGTTCGTCAATTCATCGGGATTACTGTTTGTCGTATTACTCCCAGTTGCGCACGGGCTTTACGTATGGGTTGAGAAGCCGTTGCAAAAGTACGCAAGGAGCCGGTAG
- a CDS encoding PspC domain-containing protein — translation MKKTISINISGVIFHIEEDGYDKLKNYLTSVQQYFSTYEDSQEIVTDIENRIAEKLLAKLKSADRQAVSLEDVNELVAAMGTVADFEAVEEEEVLVTSGGRNSATGNGNTRPGGQPTGPGAATGTYGSAQPGNTGAAVTPRRLVRDLRRKTLGGVAAGLAHYFNMDVVWVRLIFVALVVGLPALVGASHGNSGDFFGGLSGFTVITYIAMWIALPGVGTIEEDKTIKKFFRNPEDKVLGGVASGIAAYFGIDTGVVRLLFVLGIVFFGVGFLLYIVLWMIAPAANTLTEKMEMQGRPITLSNIESSIKQNLNINESPNNESSLTRILLFPFRAIATIIGGLGSALGPLLNGVVSIIRVFAGILMLVVAFAFMIACLAMLGAAIGLESGMHFGDGDVAVNLLRADITLPMIVSAFLTGIIPAFGLAILGVMLITTRNVISSRMALTAAGVWLVSMVVFAGTASPLINSFQRKGVVEETKVIRVTGTPTFDLVDINSDYDKGTDIELQGYEGVDINLEQKFEAQGRNRADAQANARTIKYRFVQQDSVIRFDNSIELMPKARFRMQDMEMYLKIPYEKPFRMTPSFARHIRNEFGEKEIDRMTASIWKFTANDGLVCINFPREKDRDYDRDNDVTDLTDDVQSAVASELGEDFDEMGDHTRQFTVGNFSKVDVSGAFVVRFRKGETYKVVADGREKDLDDVKVDVDGNTLEVSMERNGLFDWSNRKRIGLTITVPAINDLKLSGASKASLAGFGTFDNLNIDMSGACRTVFDGQVKKLTVGLSGASNAILRGHADQLDADLSGASKIEATSLSVDKAGVDASGASHANLGQVGTLDSETSGASKVTRQ, via the coding sequence ATGAAAAAGACAATCAGCATCAACATCAGTGGGGTCATTTTCCACATTGAGGAAGACGGCTACGATAAATTAAAAAACTACCTGACAAGCGTTCAGCAGTACTTCTCGACCTATGAAGACAGTCAGGAGATTGTAACCGACATCGAGAACCGGATCGCCGAAAAACTCCTTGCCAAACTCAAATCTGCCGACCGGCAGGCTGTTTCGCTCGAGGATGTCAACGAACTGGTAGCCGCCATGGGTACCGTTGCCGATTTTGAAGCCGTCGAAGAGGAAGAAGTACTGGTAACGAGTGGAGGCCGTAACTCGGCAACGGGCAACGGTAACACCCGACCCGGTGGTCAGCCTACGGGCCCCGGCGCAGCAACCGGTACCTACGGATCAGCGCAGCCGGGCAACACCGGTGCGGCAGTAACGCCCCGTCGGCTTGTGCGGGATTTGCGCCGGAAAACGCTGGGTGGTGTTGCCGCCGGTCTGGCCCACTATTTCAACATGGACGTTGTCTGGGTACGGTTGATCTTCGTGGCCCTGGTGGTGGGACTGCCTGCGCTGGTAGGAGCTTCGCATGGTAACTCGGGCGATTTCTTCGGTGGCCTCAGTGGCTTCACGGTTATCACCTACATTGCCATGTGGATTGCCCTGCCCGGTGTAGGGACTATTGAGGAAGATAAAACGATCAAGAAGTTCTTCCGGAATCCTGAAGACAAAGTACTGGGTGGCGTAGCGTCGGGTATTGCGGCTTATTTTGGCATCGACACGGGGGTTGTCCGGCTGCTGTTTGTGCTGGGTATTGTGTTCTTCGGCGTTGGTTTTCTGCTGTATATTGTGCTGTGGATGATTGCCCCCGCGGCCAATACACTCACCGAGAAAATGGAAATGCAGGGTCGGCCCATTACGCTTTCAAACATCGAGAGCAGCATCAAGCAGAACCTGAACATCAACGAGTCGCCCAATAACGAAAGTAGCCTGACCCGTATCCTGCTATTTCCCTTCCGGGCCATTGCCACCATCATTGGTGGTCTGGGTAGTGCGCTGGGTCCCTTGCTGAACGGTGTCGTCTCGATAATCCGGGTGTTTGCCGGTATCCTGATGCTGGTGGTGGCGTTTGCTTTCATGATTGCTTGTCTGGCCATGCTGGGCGCTGCCATCGGTCTGGAATCGGGCATGCACTTCGGCGACGGTGACGTAGCGGTTAACCTGCTCCGGGCAGATATTACGCTGCCTATGATCGTATCCGCTTTCTTGACGGGGATCATTCCGGCCTTCGGGCTGGCTATTCTGGGGGTCATGCTCATCACGACCCGCAATGTCATCAGCAGCCGCATGGCGCTGACCGCAGCGGGTGTATGGCTGGTTAGTATGGTTGTCTTCGCCGGTACGGCGTCGCCCCTTATCAACAGTTTCCAGCGGAAGGGGGTAGTCGAAGAGACGAAAGTGATACGGGTAACGGGTACTCCAACCTTCGATCTGGTCGATATCAACAGTGACTACGATAAAGGGACTGATATTGAACTACAGGGCTACGAAGGTGTCGATATCAACCTGGAACAGAAATTTGAAGCGCAGGGCCGGAACCGGGCTGACGCCCAGGCCAATGCCCGCACCATCAAGTACCGGTTCGTGCAGCAGGATTCGGTGATCCGCTTCGATAACAGCATCGAGTTGATGCCCAAAGCTCGCTTTCGAATGCAGGACATGGAGATGTACCTGAAGATTCCCTACGAAAAACCGTTCCGTATGACGCCCTCCTTTGCCCGCCATATCCGGAATGAGTTCGGCGAAAAAGAGATCGACCGTATGACGGCCAGTATCTGGAAATTTACGGCCAACGATGGGCTGGTGTGCATCAACTTCCCCCGCGAAAAAGATCGCGATTATGACCGCGACAATGACGTGACGGATCTCACAGACGACGTACAAAGCGCCGTTGCGAGCGAACTGGGCGAGGATTTTGATGAGATGGGCGATCATACCCGCCAGTTCACGGTCGGCAATTTCTCAAAAGTAGACGTATCAGGCGCGTTTGTGGTCCGCTTCCGGAAGGGCGAAACGTACAAAGTAGTGGCCGATGGTCGGGAGAAAGACCTGGACGATGTGAAAGTCGACGTGGACGGCAATACGCTGGAAGTGTCGATGGAGCGCAACGGGTTGTTCGACTGGAGCAACCGCAAACGCATTGGCCTGACGATCACCGTTCCTGCCATCAACGACCTGAAACTATCGGGGGCTTCGAAAGCGAGCCTGGCCGGGTTTGGTACCTTCGACAACCTGAACATCGACATGAGCGGTGCCTGCCGGACGGTGTTCGACGGTCAGGTGAAGAAACTGACCGTTGGACTATCAGGGGCGTCAAACGCCATTCTGCGCGGTCATGCCGATCAATTGGATGCCGACCTCAGCGGGGCCAGCAAAATAGAAGCCACCAGCCTGTCTGTCGATAAAGCAGGAGTTGACGCCAGCGGAGCCAGCCATGCCAATCTTGGTCAGGTAGGTACGCTCGACTCCGAAACCTCCGGCGCCAGCAAAGTAACCAGACAATAA
- a CDS encoding polysaccharide deacetylase family protein, producing the protein MITFIGDIQRIVSDMPRTIKGIYCVTVVLLLGACCPANEHPGQQAGLRPGFALSFDDRFIDEWFSLRVLFKQYGAKATFYLTQPDSLSASDISKLRQLVAEGHEIGCHGALHLNATRYLLTHSRATYIDVEIESAQRSLGRLGFAAPTFAYPFGADNWYINQVLRQRFTLLRDTYSLARSLTGLHGEQSIVDADPVYFRMSQGPRVQALGIDADRMLSGHDLKKGLLRAKARGEVLLLYAHCPVRNLGPNRTNKMKVRIELLTFLLKTAHELGLKSYTMSQLTTIH; encoded by the coding sequence ATGATTACCTTCATTGGTGACATACAACGTATCGTCTCAGACATGCCCCGCACCATTAAAGGAATATACTGTGTGACGGTTGTGCTATTACTGGGTGCCTGTTGCCCGGCTAACGAGCATCCGGGTCAGCAGGCAGGGCTACGACCGGGCTTTGCTCTGTCATTCGATGATCGCTTCATTGATGAATGGTTCTCGCTACGTGTACTTTTTAAACAATACGGCGCTAAAGCTACCTTCTACCTTACCCAGCCAGACAGCCTTTCTGCATCAGATATCAGCAAGCTACGGCAACTGGTTGCTGAAGGGCACGAAATAGGATGCCACGGTGCCCTTCATCTCAACGCAACGAGGTACCTGCTAACCCATTCCCGAGCTACTTACATCGACGTTGAAATCGAGTCGGCACAACGTTCACTGGGTCGGTTAGGATTCGCTGCGCCAACGTTTGCCTACCCGTTTGGAGCCGATAACTGGTACATCAATCAGGTATTACGGCAGCGGTTCACGCTATTGCGCGATACCTATTCGCTGGCTCGCTCACTAACTGGCCTCCACGGTGAACAGTCTATTGTAGACGCTGACCCTGTCTATTTTCGAATGAGCCAGGGCCCCCGTGTGCAGGCCTTGGGGATTGATGCTGATCGAATGTTAAGCGGGCATGACCTCAAAAAGGGTCTGCTGCGTGCCAAAGCGCGGGGAGAAGTTCTATTGCTTTATGCTCACTGCCCTGTACGCAATCTTGGTCCCAACCGGACAAACAAGATGAAGGTACGAATTGAGTTACTTACCTTCTTGCTAAAAACAGCTCACGAATTAGGTCTTAAGTCCTATACGATGAGCCAGTTAACCACTATCCACTAA
- a CDS encoding thiamine diphosphokinase → MSSHHIVRDEQEPALLIANGDACQPELLGQLLEWSPIVVVLDSAIWRVLDLGIKIDVLLGDFDRSLDLDTIRAQQYPLEIIHTPDQDKTDLDKGIEYLIGRGFPAVNIIWATGRRADHSLTNMTNIVRYKDQIRIVMLDDYSRIFPLVGRYEKWYEAGTPLSLIPIGTVSGIKTDGLKYNLHDETLTLGYRTGSSNEAARDGFVRIEAQTGDLLIMECWD, encoded by the coding sequence ATGTCCTCTCACCACATTGTACGCGACGAGCAGGAACCGGCGCTCCTGATTGCCAATGGCGACGCCTGCCAGCCCGAACTCCTCGGGCAGTTGCTGGAATGGAGCCCCATCGTGGTAGTGCTCGATAGCGCGATCTGGCGGGTGCTGGACCTCGGTATTAAAATAGACGTGCTGCTCGGCGACTTCGACCGGTCACTCGATCTGGATACTATCCGGGCGCAGCAGTACCCGCTGGAGATTATTCATACCCCCGATCAGGACAAAACCGATCTCGATAAGGGAATAGAATACCTGATCGGGCGCGGCTTTCCGGCGGTGAATATCATCTGGGCAACGGGTCGGCGGGCCGATCACAGCCTGACGAACATGACGAACATCGTTCGGTACAAAGACCAGATCCGGATTGTGATGCTCGACGATTATTCCCGGATTTTTCCACTCGTGGGCCGGTACGAGAAATGGTACGAAGCGGGTACACCCCTGTCACTGATTCCCATCGGAACCGTATCGGGTATCAAAACCGACGGACTGAAGTATAACCTGCACGACGAAACCCTGACGCTGGGCTACCGCACCGGCAGCAGTAATGAAGCGGCCCGGGATGGCTTCGTCCGCATCGAAGCCCAAACCGGCGACCTGCTGATCATGGAATGCTGGGATTGA